A genomic segment from Schistocerca piceifrons isolate TAMUIC-IGC-003096 chromosome 4, iqSchPice1.1, whole genome shotgun sequence encodes:
- the LOC124795742 gene encoding piggyBac transposable element-derived protein 3-like — MYWDSALHLDLFVESMSRERFFQLRSNFHVVDNLARPENCKDKLYKVRPIYDCIRRRCLELQIEEELCVDEQMILFKGRLGVKQYWSSIVLNLVERINREHAYLYFDNFFTTFNLLEILKIKNIYAAGTARLRRMPNVPFTSDKDLKKKGRGCGSQDEVQHREKSRKTYVSVSRPEVVCRYNHAMGGVDKIDMLIGMYRIFIKSRKWICFILR, encoded by the exons ATGTATTGGGATTCAGCATTGCATTTAGATCTCTTTGTGGAAAGTATGTCAAGAGAGAGATTTTTCCAACTGAGATCAAATTTCCATGTAGTTGACAATTTGGCAAGGCCAGAAAATTGCAAAGACAAACTTTACAAAGTGAGACCCATTTATGATTGTATTAGACGTAGATGTTTGGAACTACAGATTGAGGAAGAATTATGTGTTGATGAGCAAATGATTCTTTTCAAAGGTCGTTTAGGAGTGAAGCAGTATT GGTCATCTATTGTTCTAAATCTTGTTGAGAGAATTAACAGGGAacatgcttatttatattttgataatttcttcacaacattcaacttactagaaatattaaaaataaaaaatatatatgcagcAGGAACAGCAAGACTACGTCGCATGCCAAATGTACCTTTCACCAGTGATAAGGATTTGAAAAAGAAAGGACGTG GATGTGGTAGTCAAGATGAAGTACAGCACCGGGAAAAATCAAGAAAGACATATGTTTCTGTCTCACGGCCTGAAGTTGTATGTCGTTACAACCATGCCATGGGTGGTGTTGACAAAATAGATATGTTAATTGGCATGTACAGGATTTTTA